AGCTTCGGCGGGGTCTTCGGCGGGATCTTCAGCTTCTGGCCGGGGTAGATCTTGTTCGGGTCCTTGAGGATGTCGGTGTTCGCGTCGAAGATCGTCTTCCACGCGTTTCCGTTCCCGTAGAAGTTCTTGGCGATCTTGGACAGACTGTCGCCCGCCTTGACTTCGTAGGTCTGGAAGACCTCGGCGCCGGGCGCGGTGGACGAAGCACCGCTCTTGACGTCCGAGAAGTCGGGCATGTCGTCGTCTTTCTTGCCGTCCTGTGGATTGGTCATGCGATTCCTCCTCTCTCAGCTTCCCAACTGAATCTCCGGCGGAACCCCGGCGTTCATCAGCGTGGCGCCTCCGTCGGCGTAGATCACCTGGCCGGTGACCCAGCCCGCTTCGTCCGAGCAGAAGAGGCTCGCGACGTTGCCGACGTCCGCGGGCGTGCCCAGGCGGCCCATCGGGGTCCACCCCCGCGCGTGCCAGTTCCGGATGAGGTCCTGCGCCTGCGTGGGCAGCGTGTTGAGCACGCTGTCCTCGGTCCAGCCCGGGCTGATCGCGTTCACGGTGATTCCGCGCTTCGCCAGCGTCACCGCGAAGTAGCGGACCAGGGACTCGAGCGCCGCTTTTGCCGACCCCATGCCGACCCAGGGTTGGAAGCCACCGGTCCGGCTGCCCTCGGCGTACGTGATCGCCAGGATCCGGCCGCCCTGGCCCATGAGGGGGATCGCTTCCCTGACGCCAACCAGGAAGGCCTTGGCCTGCGAGTCCAGCGCCGTGTCCCACTGCTCCAAGCTGATGTCGAGCGGAGGCTTGAAGAAGGCGGGCGCTTCGGGCCGGGCATTGCTGACGAAGATGTCGAGCTGGCCGAACTCGGCCTTGACCTGGCCGAACATCCGGCGGATCTGGTCCGGTTTCGTCACGTCGGCCTGCACCAGCAACCCCTCGGAGCCGCGTTTGCGGACGGCGGCGAGCGTCTCCTTGGCCGCGGCCTCGTTCTGATAGAAGTGCACCGCGACCTTGACCTGGCCTTCGGCCAGCTTCAACGCGATTCCCCGGCCAATGCCACGCGAGCTTCCCGTGATCAACGCGGACCTCGTCTTTCGAGACATATATACCTCCCTGCGCACCTCTTACGGAGGGATTGATAGGTAAGGTTGCCCGCATGCTACTCCGGCGCCCACAGGCGTCAACCTTTCTTTGCGCCTCCTGGCGCCGCCGCCAGAACTGATCACGGACACCACAATTCTCGCCCCGGCCCTGCTACACTTGATAGACGAATCCCGGGCCGCGACCCGAAATCCCTCCCCTGCAAGGGTGCGCAAATGGCTGAGCCGTTGCGCGTTCTGCTGGTCGAGGACTCCGCCGACGATGCCCTCCTGCTCGAGCGGGAGATCCGGCGGGGAGGCTTCGACCTTTCGCTGACCCGGGTCGAGAACGAAGCGCAGTTCCTTTCCGCGATTTCCGAGGCCTGGGACGTCGTGGTGTCCGACTATGTCCTGCCGCGCTTCACCGCTCTCGGCGTCCTCCGGCACCTCCGCCATCTGCAGCTCGACATCCCGACGATCGTCATCTCCGGCACGGTCACCGAGGCGGAGCTGGTGGAGGCCATGAAGGCCGGCGCCCACGATTACGTCCAGAAGGAGAATCTCTCCCGG
The sequence above is drawn from the Candidatus Polarisedimenticolia bacterium genome and encodes:
- a CDS encoding SDR family oxidoreductase, with the translated sequence MSRKTRSALITGSSRGIGRGIALKLAEGQVKVAVHFYQNEAAAKETLAAVRKRGSEGLLVQADVTKPDQIRRMFGQVKAEFGQLDIFVSNARPEAPAFFKPPLDISLEQWDTALDSQAKAFLVGVREAIPLMGQGGRILAITYAEGSRTGGFQPWVGMGSAKAALESLVRYFAVTLAKRGITVNAISPGWTEDSVLNTLPTQAQDLIRNWHARGWTPMGRLGTPADVGNVASLFCSDEAGWVTGQVIYADGGATLMNAGVPPEIQLGS
- a CDS encoding response regulator, which produces MAEPLRVLLVEDSADDALLLEREIRRGGFDLSLTRVENEAQFLSAISEAWDVVVSDYVLPRFTALGVLRHLRHLQLDIPTIVISGTVTEAELVEAMKAGAHDYVQKENLSR
- a CDS encoding LysM peptidoglycan-binding domain-containing protein translates to MPDFSDVKSGASSTAPGAEVFQTYEVKAGDSLSKIAKNFYGNGNAWKTIFDANTDILKDPNKIYPGQKLKIPPKTPPKL